In Nicotiana tabacum cultivar K326 chromosome 21, ASM71507v2, whole genome shotgun sequence, one DNA window encodes the following:
- the LOC107764544 gene encoding uncharacterized protein LOC107764544, which produces MADPTGTMYHERYKLMIRVQPNTFPSRIPVNVNDLPDYDVADYQYMPVEAFGRAYLEAYGLENFNGGTSVQYQGRRERAGLGDDFSSETESTPRQYQGPALQRHNTLEHGGRISRSHSTADFQRPNTLEHGGRMSRSHSTADFQRPNTLEHGGRMSRSHSTAAFQRPNTLKHGGRMSRSRSTADVQRLNTLEHVGRMSRSNSTTAVQIPASSRYCRSNEHDSGRGRRRSFTGDTSETELSIAIQDSSETANADGRVHDISTNRRVVSDVTETNDEDFVIPSFEPLAKDSEPASRYLQSASQASRNSQLQEFSFHPLVVPHANSQPRPLSDALPKNYMASRLSGKQSKTTMPSSSSPARPAPHLRHAWSMTNSAFVSARSSSVHESSSYSVGSSRNRYHSNRNSRSTSAPNLVESRSVDSSKETS; this is translated from the exons ATGGCGGATCCTACAG GAACAATGTATCATGAACGGTACAAGCTGATGATCCGTGTGCAGCCTAATACTTTCCCTTCACGGATTCCGGTGAACGTAAATGACCTACCGGATTACGACGTAGCGGATTATCAGTATATGCCTGTCGAAGCATTTGGCAGAGCATACTTGGAAGCATATGGGCTGGAAAACTTTAATGGTGGTACCAGTGTGCAGTACCAAGGCCGTCGGGAGAGGGCAGGCCTTGGAGACGACTTTTCTAGTGAGACGGAGAGTACACCAAGGCAGTACCAAGGACCTGCCTTGCAG AGGCACAATACTCTAGAGCATGGAGGTCGTATATCTCGTTCGCATAGCACTGCTGATTTTCAG AGGCCCAATACTCTAGAGCATGGAGGTCGTATGTCTCGTTCGCATAGCACTGCTGATTTTCAG AGGCCTAATACTCTAGAGCATGGAGGTCGTATGTCTCGTTCCCATAGCACTGCTGCCTTTCAG AGGCCCAATACTCTAAAGCATGGAGGTCGTATGTCTCGTTCCCGTAGCACTGCTGATGTTCAG AGGCTCAATACTCTAGAGCATGTAGGTCGTATGTCTCGTTCCAATAGCACTACTGCCGTGCAG ATACCAGCTAGTTCTCGATATTGCCGTAGTAATGAACATGACAGTGGTCGTGGAAGACGACGATCATTTACGGGTGATACCTCTGAGACTGAACTTTCCATAGCCATTCAAGACAGTTCAGAGACTGCTAATGCAGATGGAAGAGTACATGATATCTCAACCAATAGGAGGGTAGTTTCTGATGTTACGGAAACAAATGACGAAGATTTCGTTATTCCATCCTTTGAACCTCTGGCTAAAGATTCTGAGCCAGCTTCAAGATATCTTCAATCTGCGTCACAAGCTTCCAGAAATTCACAGCTTCAAGAGTTTTCATTTCATCCCCTTGTTGTGCCTCATGCTAATAGTCAACCAAGGCCTCTGTCTGATGCTTTACCCAAAAACTATATGGCATCCCGTCTATCCGGAAAGCAAAGCAAAACTACAATGCCTTCTAGTTCATCTCCAGCACGGCCAGCACCTCATCTCCGGCATGCCTGGTCCATGACGAACAGTGCTTTTGTTTCTGCTCGATCTTCATCAGTTCATGAATCATCTTCTTATTCTGTTGGTTCATCAAGGAATCGGTACCACAGCAATAGAAATAGCCGTTCCACATCAGCCCCAAACCTTGTTGAGAGTAGGTCGGTTGACTCTTCAAAAGAAACCTCATAG